Proteins encoded by one window of Gloeocapsa sp. PCC 73106:
- a CDS encoding citrate synthase, with translation MTVCEYSPGLEGIPAAQSSISYVDGKNGILEYRGIRIEELAVKSTFLETAYLLIWGKLPTQDELSEFETDILYHRRIKYSIRDMMKCFPETGHPMDALQTSAAALGLFYARRALDDPTYIRQAVVRLLAKIPTMVAAFKLMRKGNDPVQPNDDLGYSANFLYMLTERPPDPLAARIFDVCLTLHAEHTINASTFSAMVTASTLTDPYAVVASAVGTLAGPLHGGANEEVLVMLEEIGSKENVLPYVEKCIANKHKIMGFGHRVYKVKDPRATILQSLAQELFAATGYDDYYDIAVELENVIAEKLGSKGIYPNVDFYSGLVYRKLGIPNDLFTPVFAIARVAGWLAHWKEQLAVNRIFRPTQVYQGEHNLPYIPIEARVVAIDSNGNK, from the coding sequence ATGACAGTTTGCGAATATAGCCCAGGTTTAGAAGGTATTCCCGCCGCTCAATCGAGTATCAGTTATGTTGATGGCAAAAATGGCATACTTGAATATAGAGGTATTCGTATTGAAGAACTAGCCGTTAAAAGTACCTTCCTAGAAACTGCTTACTTATTAATTTGGGGAAAACTACCCACTCAAGACGAATTAAGTGAATTTGAAACAGATATCCTGTACCATCGTCGGATTAAATATAGTATTCGCGATATGATGAAGTGTTTCCCGGAAACTGGTCATCCCATGGACGCATTACAAACATCAGCCGCGGCTTTGGGTTTATTTTACGCCCGTCGCGCCTTAGACGATCCTACCTATATCAGACAGGCTGTCGTTAGGTTACTAGCCAAGATTCCTACTATGGTTGCGGCTTTTAAGTTAATGCGCAAAGGAAATGATCCTGTACAACCTAACGATGATTTGGGTTACTCCGCTAACTTTCTCTATATGTTAACAGAACGTCCTCCCGATCCTCTGGCGGCTCGCATTTTTGACGTCTGTTTGACTCTCCACGCCGAACACACCATCAACGCTTCTACTTTTTCGGCGATGGTTACCGCTTCTACTCTCACCGATCCTTACGCAGTAGTGGCCTCCGCTGTAGGCACTTTAGCAGGCCCCCTCCATGGTGGTGCTAATGAAGAAGTGTTAGTTATGCTAGAAGAAATTGGCTCTAAAGAAAACGTGCTACCTTATGTAGAAAAATGTATAGCAAACAAGCATAAAATCATGGGCTTTGGACATCGAGTCTACAAAGTAAAAGATCCTCGAGCCACTATCCTACAGAGTCTAGCACAGGAACTCTTCGCAGCTACGGGCTATGACGACTATTACGATATAGCAGTAGAATTGGAGAACGTCATAGCCGAAAAATTGGGTAGCAAGGGTATTTATCCCAATGTGGATTTTTATTCGGGCTTGGTTTACCGTAAGCTAGGTATCCCCAATGATCTATTCACTCCTGTCTTTGCGATCGCACGCGTCGCTGGTTGGTTAGCCCATTGGAAAGAACAACTAGCCGTTAATCGTATCTTTCGACCTACCCAAGTGTACCAAGGTGAGCATAACTTGCCTTATATCCCCATTGAAGCAAGAGTCGTTGCCATAGATTCTAATGGCAATAAGTGA
- a CDS encoding NifU family protein: protein MSTLALTPDNVEKVLDEMRPYLMADGGNVELVEIDGPIVRLRLQGACGSCPSSTMTLKMGIERRLREFIPEIAEVEQAF from the coding sequence ATGTCAACTCTAGCTCTTACTCCTGATAATGTAGAAAAAGTTCTTGATGAAATGCGTCCCTATCTGATGGCAGATGGGGGTAATGTAGAGCTGGTGGAGATCGACGGACCGATTGTCAGACTACGTCTCCAGGGGGCTTGTGGCAGTTGTCCAAGCTCGACCATGACTCTTAAAATGGGAATCGAGCGCCGTTTGCGTGAATTTATTCCTGAAATTGCTGAAGTCGAACAAGCGTTTTGA
- a CDS encoding pentapeptide repeat-containing protein, translating to MSTTKLESVSQLLSLYQQGERNFIEVKLTLANLNQANLNLINLKRAMLKSAQIIEAKLIGANLSEADLEAANLTRSTLIDINLSKANLNHANLTDADLSGANLSNSNLTGADLSNASLISSSMIGSCLSKSKLKLANLTSAVLAKANLQYADLSFAGLNRAILTEANLRGAILKQATLIRSYLNRVDLSGANLQGCNLSLADLRGANLTGANLQGANLEGANLSDVNLSGANLTKANLVGTQLVRANLTGAKLSYANLKGSNLLKANLSQANLAAANLSGAGLLMCYFKETNLAHANLDEANLIGVNLTGANLKATSVENTILPNGTKSHGKM from the coding sequence ATGAGTACCACAAAGCTAGAAAGCGTTAGTCAACTTTTGAGTTTGTATCAGCAAGGAGAACGTAATTTCATCGAGGTCAAGTTAACATTAGCTAATTTAAACCAAGCAAATCTTAATCTAATTAACCTCAAACGGGCAATGCTAAAAAGTGCACAAATAATTGAAGCCAAACTGATTGGCGCTAACTTAAGTGAAGCCGATTTAGAAGCCGCTAACTTAACCAGAAGCACGTTAATCGATATCAATTTATCCAAGGCCAACTTGAACCACGCTAATCTAACAGACGCAGACTTAAGTGGAGCAAATCTCAGCAATAGCAACCTAACCGGTGCTGATTTGAGTAACGCTTCTCTGATTAGTAGCAGCATGATCGGTAGTTGTCTCAGTAAAAGCAAACTAAAACTAGCTAACCTCACTAGCGCAGTTTTAGCCAAAGCTAACCTACAATACGCCGATTTGAGTTTTGCTGGTTTAAACAGAGCCATTCTCACAGAAGCTAACCTCAGGGGTGCTATCTTGAAACAAGCTACTCTGATACGTAGTTACCTGAACCGAGTTGATTTGTCCGGAGCTAACTTGCAAGGATGCAATCTTAGTTTAGCCGATTTACGCGGAGCCAACTTGACCGGGGCTAATCTTCAAGGAGCTAATTTAGAAGGTGCCAACCTGTCTGATGTTAATCTGTCCGGGGCTAATCTGACAAAAGCTAACCTGGTAGGGACGCAGTTAGTACGCGCCAATTTAACGGGTGCTAAGCTCAGTTACGCCAACTTGAAAGGAAGCAATCTACTCAAAGCCAACTTGTCACAAGCTAATCTAGCCGCAGCTAACCTATCGGGCGCAGGGTTATTAATGTGCTACTTCAAGGAGACTAACCTAGCTCACGCCAATCTCGATGAAGCCAACTTAATCGGTGTCAATCTGACAGGAGCCAATTTAAAAGCTACCTCCGTAGAAAACACAATTTTACCCAACGGAACAAAAAGCCACGGAAAAATGTGA
- the speD gene encoding adenosylmethionine decarboxylase, which yields MNKVGTHIVVDAWQSPAELLNDPERIRHALMEAIAAGEATLIDICVHQFSPHGVTATVTLAESHIAIHTWPEYGYFAADLFFCGRGKPEQAMKILLVALQAKECKSQQIERGFPGARVVAEQPDASLQGVA from the coding sequence ATGAATAAAGTGGGGACTCACATAGTAGTAGATGCTTGGCAATCACCCGCAGAACTTCTCAACGATCCAGAACGGATACGTCATGCTTTAATGGAGGCGATCGCCGCCGGAGAAGCGACACTGATTGACATTTGTGTACACCAGTTCAGTCCCCACGGCGTAACAGCCACAGTAACTTTAGCAGAATCTCATATTGCTATTCACACCTGGCCAGAATACGGCTACTTCGCCGCAGATTTATTTTTCTGTGGTAGAGGTAAACCGGAACAAGCAATGAAGATCCTGCTTGTAGCACTGCAAGCGAAAGAATGTAAGTCTCAACAGATAGAAAGAGGCTTTCCTGGAGCTAGAGTTGTTGCCGAACAACCTGATGCTTCCCTTCAAGGAGTAGCTTAA
- a CDS encoding DUF6464 family protein, which produces MKTLLIFMVSLTPFFLSLFVLRRAKRRWESNLRRVRNRVEQLNYDPGHQARVRTYTTIGDLSCKYNARSPYLRCAINPSGQCQNCQHYLSREKHS; this is translated from the coding sequence GTGAAAACATTGCTAATTTTTATGGTCAGCTTAACACCGTTTTTCCTATCTCTGTTTGTACTGCGTAGAGCTAAACGGAGATGGGAAAGCAACTTAAGAAGGGTCAGAAATCGAGTGGAACAACTTAATTACGATCCAGGTCATCAAGCTAGAGTAAGAACTTATACTACTATTGGTGACCTTAGTTGTAAGTACAACGCTCGTTCTCCTTACCTGCGTTGTGCCATTAACCCTTCAGGGCAATGTCAGAACTGTCAACATTACCTTTCCAGAGAAAAGCACTCCTGA
- the psbA gene encoding photosystem II q(b) protein, with protein sequence MTTTYQRRESTGVWERFCQWITSTENRIYVGWFGVLMIPTLLTATTCFIIAFIAAPPVDIDGIREPVSGSLLYGNNIISGAVVPSSNAIGLHFYPIWEAASLDEWLYNGGPYQLVIFHFLIGCFCYMGRQWELSYRLGMRPWICVAYSAPLASATAVFLIYPIGQGSFSDGMPLGISGTFNFMIVFQAEHNILMHPFHMLGVAGVFGGALFSAMHGSLVTSSLVRETTENESQNYGYKFGQEEETYNIVAAHGYFGRLIFQYASFNNSRSLHFFLGAWPVIGIWLTALGVSTMAFNLNGFNFNQSILDSQGRVINTWADVLNRANLGFEVMHERNAHNFPLDLASGIAPELKV encoded by the coding sequence ACGCGAAAGCACAGGTGTTTGGGAACGTTTTTGTCAGTGGATCACCAGCACAGAAAACCGCATCTATGTTGGCTGGTTCGGTGTTTTAATGATTCCAACTCTCCTTACTGCTACTACTTGCTTCATCATTGCTTTTATCGCTGCTCCTCCAGTAGATATTGATGGTATCCGTGAGCCGGTGTCCGGTTCCCTGCTCTATGGCAATAATATCATCAGCGGTGCTGTAGTGCCCTCTTCTAACGCCATTGGTTTACACTTTTACCCCATTTGGGAAGCTGCTTCTTTGGATGAATGGCTCTATAATGGCGGTCCCTATCAACTAGTTATTTTCCACTTCCTGATTGGCTGTTTTTGCTATATGGGACGACAATGGGAGTTGAGCTATCGTTTGGGTATGCGCCCTTGGATTTGCGTAGCCTATAGCGCTCCTCTAGCTTCCGCTACCGCAGTTTTCCTAATTTATCCCATTGGTCAAGGTTCTTTCTCTGATGGTATGCCTTTAGGTATCAGTGGTACTTTTAACTTTATGATCGTCTTCCAAGCTGAGCACAATATCCTCATGCACCCTTTTCATATGTTGGGCGTGGCGGGAGTGTTTGGTGGAGCACTATTTAGCGCGATGCACGGTTCTCTGGTAACCTCTTCTTTGGTGCGAGAAACTACCGAAAACGAGTCCCAAAACTACGGTTATAAGTTCGGACAAGAAGAAGAGACTTATAATATTGTCGCAGCTCACGGCTACTTTGGACGCTTAATTTTTCAATACGCTTCTTTTAACAACAGCCGTAGTCTACACTTCTTCTTGGGCGCTTGGCCTGTAATTGGTATCTGGTTAACCGCTTTAGGTGTAAGCACCATGGCTTTTAATCTCAACGGCTTTAATTTCAACCAATCTATCTTAGACTCTCAAGGTCGTGTGATTAATACTTGGGCTGACGTGCTCAATCGCGCCAATCTAGGTTTTGAGGTAATGCACGAGCGCAACGCTCACAATTTTCCTCTAGATTTAGCTAGTGGTATTGCTCCTGAGCTCAAAGTTTAG